In Bacillus sp. FJAT-45037, the following are encoded in one genomic region:
- a CDS encoding HEAT repeat domain-containing protein — protein sequence MSNEKTRTDLPTNFNELKKSVNRTANWRERFDAVEELGKYKSRETIELLKHSMTGDSVYKIQEAAYRQLKSIGEDVTMPERQIGEPVKGAKKIFIRVKKSLPKDHSYQEFKVKLKKMRIDVYDTYEGDKGTDFDQWLEETWSSLPAR from the coding sequence TTGAGCAATGAAAAGACAAGAACAGACCTACCAACTAACTTTAATGAGTTAAAAAAATCTGTTAATAGAACGGCTAACTGGAGAGAGCGCTTTGATGCGGTCGAAGAACTAGGTAAGTATAAAAGCAGAGAAACCATTGAATTATTAAAGCATAGTATGACAGGGGACTCTGTCTATAAAATACAAGAAGCAGCCTACCGTCAACTTAAATCTATAGGTGAAGATGTGACGATGCCTGAACGTCAGATTGGCGAACCCGTTAAAGGGGCAAAAAAGATTTTCATTAGAGTTAAGAAAAGTTTACCAAAAGATCATTCGTATCAAGAGTTTAAAGTAAAACTCAAAAAGATGCGTATTGATGTGTATGATACGTATGAAGGCGATAAAGGAACAGACTTTGATCAGTGGTTAGAAGAAACTTGGTCAAGCCTACCCGCTCGCTAG